In a genomic window of Seriola aureovittata isolate HTS-2021-v1 ecotype China chromosome 11, ASM2101889v1, whole genome shotgun sequence:
- the LOC130177587 gene encoding histamine N-methyltransferase-like has translation MASSLMSLVNDDSRYQKSFQLFLERSSEHQCMQDFIHNRLPDILASIGDGKSHLNVIGVGSGAGEIDLKMLSELRMKHPGVTVDNEVVEPSSQQLHNYKVLVSQKPGLDYIKFTWNKMTASQFEELWNVKKMTKKADFIHMIQMLYYVKDPGATVSFFQSLLNKNGKLLIILVSEESGWGKLWKAYKEQLCNTEISQCVTAGDIKGFLDSNGVSYKSYELPSQLDITECFTEGDEKGELLLDFLTEVLDFSRTASPELKAGVTELLRHPDCSVVSDGKVIFNNNLGVIVLDQLS, from the exons ATGGCATCTTCTCTGATGAGTCTGGTGAATGATGATAGCAGGTACCAGAAATCCTTCCAGCTTTTTCTGGAGCGTTCCTCTGAGCATCAGTGTATGCAGGACTTCATCCACAACAGGCTGCCAGATATACTGGCCAG CATTGGAGATGGAAAGTCCCATTTAAATGTCATTGGAGTTGGAAGTGGAGCTG GTGAGATTGACCTAAAGATGCTCTCCGAGCTCCGTATGAAGCACCCTGGGGTGACTGTGGATAACGAGGTGGTGGAGCCTAGCAGCCAGCAGCTGCATAATTACAAAG TTTTAGTGTCACAGAAACCAGGTTTAGATTACATCAAATTTACCTGGAACAAGATGACTGCCTCTCAGTTTGAGGAGCTTTGGAATGTGAAAAAGATGACAAAGAAAGCCGACTTCATTCACATGATACAG ATGCTGTACTATGTGAAGGATCCTGGAGCTACCGTCAGCTTCTTCCAAAGTCTCCTCAACAAGAATGGGAAGCTTCTTATCATCCTAGTCTCTG AGGAGAGTGGGTGGGGAAAGCTGTGGAAGGCATACAAGGAGCAGCTTTGTAACACGGAAATAAGTCAGTGTGTGACCGCCGGAGACATCAAAGGCTTCCTGGACTCCAATGGAGTGAGCTACAAGAGCTACGAGCTGCCATCCCAACTGGATATCACCGAGTGTTTCACTGAAGGCGATGAGAAGGGAGAGCTGCTGCTTGATTTTCTCACGGAGGTGCTGGACTTCAGTAGGACGGCCTCACCTGAGCTGAAAGCTGGCGTCACGGAGTTGCTTCGACACCCAGACTGTAGTGTGGTGTCTGACGGCAAAGTTATCTTCAACAACAATCTTGGAGTGATAGTCTTAGATCAGCTCTCTTAA
- the LOC130177588 gene encoding histamine N-methyltransferase A-like isoform X1 translates to MAAEAKQSCYEGSGVQSFQFYLEKSGEHEAILQCVQSILPGEFKRIGAGKSGLDVLGVGSGGGELDVQMLSVLQSTFPALPITADIVEGSSQLSDNFKALVSKTTNLQKITFAWHVMHSEDYEKQVKAKGDVKKFDFIHMIQMIYYVNNLAETIKFYHSLLKNNGRLMIIIETAKGGWDTLWKTYKKELCIDAITEYRSSAEVLACLKSQGLKYEEHIIHNTFDITECFDTSSATGERLLNFMTARDHFYQSFTPEIRAGMLDLLRNKCSTEKDGRVSFNSSLSCILIYA, encoded by the exons ATGGCTGCAGAGGCAAAGCAGTCGTGTTATGAGGGCAGTGGTGTCCAAAGCTTTCAGTTCTACCTGGAAAAGTCAGGAGAACACGAGGCCATTCTCCAGTGTGTTCAGAGCATCCTGCCAGGAGAATTTAAAAG AATTGGAGCAGGTAAAAGCGGCCTGGATGTCCTTGGCGTTGGAAGTGGTGGAG GGGAGTTGGATGTCCAGATGCTCTCTGTACTGCAGTCTACATTCCCTGCTCTTCCTATCACTGCTGACATTGTGGAGGgcagctctcagctctcagATAACTTCAAAG CTTTGGTATCAAAGACCACCAACCTTCAGAAGATCACATTCGCTTGGCATGTCATGCACAGTGAGGACTATGAGAAGCAAGTGAAAGCAAAGGGAGACGTGAAGAAATTTGACTTCATACACATGATTCAG ATGATCTACTATGTGAATAACCTCGCTGAAACTATCAAGTTCTACCACAGTCTTCTAAAAAACAATGGCAGACTTATGATCATCATTGAAACAG CCAAAGGTGGCTGGGACACCCTGTGGAAGACGTACAAGAAGGAGCTCTGCATCGACGCCATCACAGAGTACCGCTCATCAGCGGAGGTGCTCGCATGCCTAAAGAGCCAGGGTCTGAAATATGAGGAGCACATCATTCACAACACCTTCGACATCACTGAGTGCTTCGATACGAGCAGCGCGACTGGAGAACGTCTGCTGAATTTCATGACAGCCAGAGATCACTTCTACCAATCCTTCACCCCGGAGATCAGAGCAGGCATGTTAGACCTTCTCAGAAACAAGTGCAGCACTGAGAAAGATGGCAGGGTATCCTTCAACAGCAGTTTGAGCTGCATTCTCATTTATGCTTGA
- the LOC130177588 gene encoding histamine N-methyltransferase A-like isoform X2 has protein sequence MAAEAKQSCYEGSGVQSFQFYLEKSGEHEAILQCVQSILPGEFKRIGAGKSGLDVLGVGSGGGELDVQMLSVLQSTFPALPITADIVEGSSQLSDNFKALVSKTTNLQKITFAWHVMHSEDYEKQVKAKGDVKKFDFIHMIQMIYYVNNLAETIKFYHSLLKNNGRLMIIIETAKGGWDTLWKTYKKELCIDAITEYRSSAEVLACLKSQGLKYEEHIIHNTFDITECFDTSSATGERLLNFMTARDHFYQSFTPEIRAV, from the exons ATGGCTGCAGAGGCAAAGCAGTCGTGTTATGAGGGCAGTGGTGTCCAAAGCTTTCAGTTCTACCTGGAAAAGTCAGGAGAACACGAGGCCATTCTCCAGTGTGTTCAGAGCATCCTGCCAGGAGAATTTAAAAG AATTGGAGCAGGTAAAAGCGGCCTGGATGTCCTTGGCGTTGGAAGTGGTGGAG GGGAGTTGGATGTCCAGATGCTCTCTGTACTGCAGTCTACATTCCCTGCTCTTCCTATCACTGCTGACATTGTGGAGGgcagctctcagctctcagATAACTTCAAAG CTTTGGTATCAAAGACCACCAACCTTCAGAAGATCACATTCGCTTGGCATGTCATGCACAGTGAGGACTATGAGAAGCAAGTGAAAGCAAAGGGAGACGTGAAGAAATTTGACTTCATACACATGATTCAG ATGATCTACTATGTGAATAACCTCGCTGAAACTATCAAGTTCTACCACAGTCTTCTAAAAAACAATGGCAGACTTATGATCATCATTGAAACAG CCAAAGGTGGCTGGGACACCCTGTGGAAGACGTACAAGAAGGAGCTCTGCATCGACGCCATCACAGAGTACCGCTCATCAGCGGAGGTGCTCGCATGCCTAAAGAGCCAGGGTCTGAAATATGAGGAGCACATCATTCACAACACCTTCGACATCACTGAGTGCTTCGATACGAGCAGCGCGACTGGAGAACGTCTGCTGAATTTCATGACAGCCAGAGATCACTTCTACCAATCCTTCACCCCGGAGATCAGAGCAG TGTAG